The Acidobacteriota bacterium genome includes the window TGAGACCATTGGGCATTTCCATACGGAATATTCCACCCGGTTCGGCTTCGATCTGCGCGGTTTTCCCTTGCCAGAGTGCCCATGCTGACGATTCTGTGAGGTGGGCGAACACTTTGGCGGGGGAGGCCTTAATGAACCGACTGACGACAATCGGTGCAAGATCGTGTTCTGGTGTTGTGTCGGTCATGTGTCGTCTCTCTCCACTGCTTGCGCAAGATTGTCGAGGCCGGTCGTCCACATCGCTTCGAGCACTTCACGAAACGGCCTGATGCCGTCTTTGTCCACCCTGTACATGCGCTTGTTGCCGGCTTTGCGCATAGTGACGAGACCAGCGTCACGCAGTGTTTTCAAATGCTGCGACACCGCCCCAAACGTGACATCAAAGTTGTCGGCAATATCGCCCGCCGAAAGTTCGTCGTCCCAGACCAATGCAAGGATGGCCCGGCGATGTGGTTCGGTGATAACTTCGAGGACGTCCATCCCTCTATTTTAGTCGAACTTGAAATAGATTGTCGAGCGTTCTATATTAGTACTGACTAAAATAGAACGAAGGAGATCGCATGGGCAGCTACACAATTTCAGCCCTTATCAACATCGAATCTGAACCGGCGTCCGTGATGAAGAGACTTGCCAGTACGCGAGGGATCTCCTCGTGGTGGAGCACTACGGTCAACGGCTCGGCTGACGGCGTCGGTGATGAGTTTACGGTGGGCTTTCCCGGTTCGCCGGTCGATTTCGATTTTTCGGTCGTTGCGCTCGACGAGAACTCAGTTTCCTGGCTTTCGGGATCGCATCCTCCACCTTGGTCCGGCACCACAATCGGATTCTCGGTATCGGCAGACGACAACGGTGGCACCAATCTGATGTTCACGCACAGCGGGTTCGATCCCGAGTCGGAGACCATTGCGGTCGTGACCCCGGCATGGATGGCGATTTTGGGAAGGCTGAAGGCGAACGTGGAGGCTGGCACCGGCGAAGCCTTCTTTCAACTGTCGAACTAACGACGCAAGAAGTAAGTGGTCGCTGCAACGGTGCGGCGACCACTCGTCAGTCGAAGGTGCTGCGGTCCCTGAGGATCTTCCCGGTATCAGCGTGTTTGCAAAGGCAGAGGGAGGCGAGATCTATCACACATACTCGACGTATTCGCGCGGCCTCGATCCGTTCAATGCTACGTACCAATTCCTCGACATCGTGCCACGAG containing:
- a CDS encoding winged helix-turn-helix transcriptional regulator, whose translation is MDVLEVITEPHRRAILALVWDDELSAGDIADNFDVTFGAVSQHLKTLRDAGLVTMRKAGNKRMYRVDKDGIRPFREVLEAMWTTGLDNLAQAVERDDT
- a CDS encoding DUF899 family protein — encoded protein: MAPAKPSFNCRTNDARSKWSLQRCGDHSSVEGAAVPEDLPGISVFAKAEGGEIYHTYSTYSRGLDPFNATYQFLDIVPRGRDEAGLASAMDWLRRRDEYAYRALS
- a CDS encoding SRPBCC domain-containing protein encodes the protein MGSYTISALINIESEPASVMKRLASTRGISSWWSTTVNGSADGVGDEFTVGFPGSPVDFDFSVVALDENSVSWLSGSHPPPWSGTTIGFSVSADDNGGTNLMFTHSGFDPESETIAVVTPAWMAILGRLKANVEAGTGEAFFQLSN